The Tessaracoccus timonensis sequence ACCCCGATATTGCCGATGCGCAAGTGGTCACCACCTACCCGCTTCCCGTCGGCAAGCTCACGATCGGCGTGCATGCGCAGTCTGATTCCGCGCTGCAGCCGTCGGCAACAGCGCAAAGCCCCTCATTCGATCAGCTGTTGGGTCTCGACAATTCGGTACTCGCCCCTTCCCCAGGCACCGTCGTCCTGCCTCTGGCATATCGGGACCAGGTACAGCCAGGAGGTGAGGTCATTCTGGGGATCGAGGGCGAGGAGCGCAGGTTCGTCGTCGCCGGGTTCCTGCGGGATGCGCAGATGAACCCCTCGATGGTGACCTCCAAGCGGCTGCTGTTCTCGAGCGAAGACATGCGCTGGATAGCGTCGGGACTCGAGCCTGAATATCTGGTGGAATTCCGTGTGGCGCCGGGGGCATCGCCAGGCGCCGTGCTCGCGGAGTACGAGGCAGCTGGGTTCCCGACAGCTGGTCCGGCCATCGATGGCGGCTCCATTCGTCTGCTGGCGGGATTGTCGTCGACACTCGTGGTGGGCGTGCTGGCAGCAATCGCATGCGTCGTCGCTGTGCTGGGCATGCTCACCGTCAGGCTGGCGGTCAAGACAGCAATCGCGAACGACCTCACGCAGATCGGTGTATTGAAGGCCATCGGCGTACCGGAGCGTCGAATCAGATGGACGTTCCTCGCAAAGTACGTCGCCATCGCCCTGATTGGCGTGGGTCTCGGGATGATCGTCGCGCCGATCTTGCACGGCCCCCTCACCCGCCAGGCGACGTTGGAGCTGGGCGAACCAAGCTCACCGCTTCCCGCAGTAATGGCCTGGCTTGGCTCGGGACTGTTGGTGCTGCTGGGGGCTGTTGGGTACTGCTGGTGGCTCATGCGTGGCATTGCCCGGGTGCCCACACTTGCCGCGATGCGCGCGGGAACTACGTCGAAACGCCCCTGGCTGTGGGGATGGCGCTTGGCTCGGACGAAGCTGCCGGTGTGGCTGTGGTGGGGTCTGCGCGGCGCGTCGGGCCGCGGGCAAGCCGGGCTCGCGATCTTGGCTGCACTCATCGCCGTCGCGGTGTGTGTTCCGGCCCAGGTCACCACAACACTGGCCTCCCCGCAGCTGTCTTCATACCTGGGGGTTGGCGAGGCCGACGTGATCGTCGAGACTCGTGACGCCGAGGTGGCGAGTCAGCTCGCCCAGGAGCTTCCCGACGACGCCGCCGTCGCAGCGCTCGCCCAGCTTCAGCACACGCGCGGGGCCATCCGAGCGGGCGACGAGTGGGAGCGCATGCCCATCTTCGTCGGCGATCACACCGTATTCCCACTCCACTACGTCGAGGGCGGCCCACCCACCTCCGACGATGCCATCGCGCTCTCGGCGAAGGTTGCGGAGGCAAGCGCGGCGCGCATCGGTGGCACGGTGTCGGTGCGCGACGCCCTGGGCGAGCGAACGCTCACCGTGAGCGGCATCTACCAGGACATCTCGAACGGCGGTTCGACGGCGAAGGGCACGTGGCAGATTCCCGCCGACGACGTGGAGACCTGGACGTGGCACGTCGGGCTGGTGGATCCGTCGTCGGGCGACGAGGTCTCCAAGCGCTGGCAAGCCCGCTATCCCGACGCGGCGGTGGTGGACGTCGCAGGCATGGGCGCGGCCACGATGGGCGGGGTGATCGACGTGCTGCGCGCCATCGCGCTCGCCGCGCTGGTGGTGGCAGGCGTGGCGATCTTCGGACTGACAACGCTGTTCCTGCGCATGGTGTTGGCCAGCGAGGCCGCCGAATACGCCACGCTGCGGGGCCTGGGCGTCGCGGACCACGCGATCCAGCGAGGCCTCACTGTGCGTTACTGGGCGCTCGTGGGCGGAGGCACCGTCGTG is a genomic window containing:
- a CDS encoding FtsX-like permease family protein: MLMRLVRGDLHRNTVTTIALVALLAIATALVAAGAGTVATVSGSLDRLFARAKVPDAMQMHSGEIDERAILEWAARHPDIADAQVVTTYPLPVGKLTIGVHAQSDSALQPSATAQSPSFDQLLGLDNSVLAPSPGTVVLPLAYRDQVQPGGEVILGIEGEERRFVVAGFLRDAQMNPSMVTSKRLLFSSEDMRWIASGLEPEYLVEFRVAPGASPGAVLAEYEAAGFPTAGPAIDGGSIRLLAGLSSTLVVGVLAAIACVVAVLGMLTVRLAVKTAIANDLTQIGVLKAIGVPERRIRWTFLAKYVAIALIGVGLGMIVAPILHGPLTRQATLELGEPSSPLPAVMAWLGSGLLVLLGAVGYCWWLMRGIARVPTLAAMRAGTTSKRPWLWGWRLARTKLPVWLWWGLRGASGRGQAGLAILAALIAVAVCVPAQVTTTLASPQLSSYLGVGEADVIVETRDAEVASQLAQELPDDAAVAALAQLQHTRGAIRAGDEWERMPIFVGDHTVFPLHYVEGGPPTSDDAIALSAKVAEASAARIGGTVSVRDALGERTLTVSGIYQDISNGGSTAKGTWQIPADDVETWTWHVGLVDPSSGDEVSKRWQARYPDAAVVDVAGMGAATMGGVIDVLRAIALAALVVAGVAIFGLTTLFLRMVLASEAAEYATLRGLGVADHAIQRGLTVRYWALVGGGTVVGLMLSWLAGRLVVGPLAGATMGAPELQLMGVPWLAVAGLPAVLVVAVWLGVAAASSNLATLTVQRVTEE